Sequence from the Piscinibacter sp. HJYY11 genome:
CGTTGCGCGCATTGAAAAGCTGCCGGATGGTTCGGCGCCGCTGCACGATATACAGCGCGAGAAGACCAACAGCTGCTCCTGCAGCACCCCCGGCCCATGATGCGTACAGCGAAGAGCGCTGGACCTCGGCGGTATCGGAGATCGCAATCAGCCGTGCCGATAGAGGTGCAATAACGCGAGCCTGAAGGAGGCGGTATCGCGGCGAACTCTCCGTGGGGTATGCGATCCATGCAGTCGACATGCCCTTATCCGGAGATATGTACGTCTCAATCGGTAATGGACGCATGTCAGCAGCGCCGTAGCGTCCGGATGCTTGAAGCTTGGCTGTATCGGGTTTCCCGGTAGTGTGATTCTTCCACCCGACTACCGACGACAAGACCACGACGTTGTTGTCGTCGACAAGCAGCAGCCGCTCGCTCTGCGTTCGCTGCGCCAGATCGATCCACGTGGCCTCAAGCGGCAACATGCTCACAGTCACCGCGATGCGTGCGACTGTCTTGCCAGCGCGTTTCAGGTCCTCCACGAAGCAGTAGTCGGTGCCCTGATCGGCCGAGTTTGCGTAGAAATAGCTTGAGCTCTCGTTCGCGGAGGCACAGGCATTCGTCGATGCGCTTTCGCTCGCTGCGATGGGCTCTCCAGTAGGCGAATAGATCGCTATCTTGGTCGCACCTGCGCGTGCGTTTATGCGCGCTAGTGTTCGATCCGTCATAGCTCGTCTCGATGGATTACTTGGGTCGTTGAGCAGGGTGTCCACGTTGCTTCCGACTTCAATCAGCCCGGGCAAATCGGCGTAGCGCGCCAGTTCCGCCTCAAGGGTCGAGGTATAGAGGTCCAGTTTTTGAGCGGTGGACATCGCCAACTGCTTTAAGCCAGATGTCTCGCTGACGTGATAGCCAATAGCTGCACCTATTGCAGCTAGAAAAAAAACTGGCGCAGTTGCGAGCAGGCCTAAGACCAAGCGGCGCTGAGGGCGCTGATCAGTCCTGAAGGTAGGGAAGTGCAGAGCCATGACGCTTCTAGTTTGCCTAAGCAAGGAAGCGTTGTCGCGTTCTATCTAGCCAGTCAAAACATCGCGCCTTAGTCGTGCGGAATTGCACACCGTCATTGAGAAGCCGAGTGTGGATTTCCGCTCTGTGCACTCGCGTGCGGCCAAGGGCTGGCGCGCGCGCGGCCCAGTCCACATGCGGGCTGCGTGCGTTTTGATCTGTGGACTGATTTCCGCCTTCGGCGTTGGCACGTGATGTGCGAAGAGAACGTCAATCCGGCGCACAGCCGACGCGTACTTTGGGGGGAGTTTGTTTTGGATACATTCATCCAGCAGATCATCAATGGTCTGGTGCTCGGCAGCGTGTATGCGCTGGTGGCCCTCGGCTACACGATGGTCTACGGCATCATCAACCTCATCAACTTCGCGCATGGCGAGGTGCTGATGGTGGGCGCACTCACGAGTTGGACCGTGGCCACCGCGCTCATCGGCATCGGATGGCCAGGCTGGGTGGTGATGCTCATCTCGCTGCTCGCCGCCATCATCGTGTGCTCGGTGCTCAACTTCAGCATCGAGAAGATCGCGTACCGGCCACTGCGCACCGCGCCGCGCCTGGCGCCGCTGATCACCGCGATGGGCATGTCGCTGCTCTTGCAGACGCTCGCGATGATCATCTGGAAGCCGAACCCGAAGCCGTATCCGATCCTCATCTCGGCCGAGCCGTATGAAATCGGCGGCGCCGTGATCAACACCATCCAGATCGTCATCCTCATCACCACGGCGATCACGCTCGCCGGCCTGATGTACCTCGTCAACCGCACCAAGCTCGGCCGCGCGATGCGCGCCACCGCCGAGAACCCGAAGGTCGCCGGCCTCATGGGTGTGCGTCCCGACATGGTGATCTCGGCCACCTTCATCATCGGCGCGGCGCTCGCGGCGCTGGCCGGCGTGATGTACGCGGCCAACTACGGCTCGGTGCAGCACTCGATGGGTTTCCTGCCAGGCCTCAAGGCCTTCACCGCCGCGGTGTTCGGCGGCATCGGCAACCTGGCCGGTGCGATGGTGGGCGGCGTGCTGCTCGGCCTGATCGAAGCCATGGGCGCCGGCTACATCGGCGACCTGACTGGCGGCATCCTGGGCAGCCATTACCAGGACATCTTCGCCTTCATCGTGCTCATCCTCGTGCTCACGTTGCGGCCGCAGGGCCTGCTCGGCGAGCGTGTGGCCGACCGGGCTTGAGGAGCGAGCGATGAATCTTCGAGACAACAAGCTCATCACCTTCATCATCGCCGGCGTGCTGCTGGCCATCACCCCGCTGATCGCGCAGCAGTTCGGCAACGCGTGGGTGCGCATCATCGACATCGCGTTGCTCTACGTGCTGCTCGCGCTGGGCCTCAACATCGTGGTGGGCTACGCCGGCCTGCTCGACCTGGGCTACGTGGCCTTCTATGCGGTCGGGGCCTACATGCTGGGGCTGCTGGCCTCGCCGCACCTGTCGCAGACCTTCCCCGGCTTCGCAGCGGCCTTCCCCAACGGCTTGCACACGCCGCTATGGCTGGTGATCCCGCTCGGGGCCCTCTTGGCGGCGGTGTTCGGGGTCGTGCTGGGCGCCCCCACGTTGAAATTGCGCGGCGACTACCTCGCGATCGTCACGCTCGGCTTCGGCGAGATCATCCGCGTGTTCCTCACCAACCTCGACGCACCGGTCAACATCACCAACGGCCCCAAGGGCCTGAGCCAGATCGACTCGTTCAAGGTGCTGGGCTACGACTTCGGCAAGTCGCACACCCTCTTCGGCATCGAGATCCCCTCGGTCACCGGCTATTACTACCTGTTCCTGGCGCTCGTGATCGTGAGCGTGATCATCTGCCACCGGCTGGAGCAGTCGCGCATCGGCCGGGCTTGGATGGCGATCCGCGAAGACGAGATCGCGGCCAAGGCCATGGGCATCAACACCCGCAACATGAAGCTGCTCGCCTTCGGCATGGGCGCGACCTTCGGCGGTGTGTCGGGTGTGCTGTTCGCGAGCTTCCAGGGCTTCGTGTCGCCTGAGTCGTTCAGCCTGCACGAGTCGGTGATGATCGTCGCGATGGTGGTGCTGGGGGGCATCGGGCACATTCCCGGCGTGATCATCGGCGC
This genomic interval carries:
- a CDS encoding sensor histidine kinase, which encodes MSTAQKLDLYTSTLEAELARYADLPGLIEVGSNVDTLLNDPSNPSRRAMTDRTLARINARAGATKIAIYSPTGEPIAASESASTNACASANESSSYFYANSADQGTDYCFVEDLKRAGKTVARIAVTVSMLPLEATWIDLAQRTQSERLLLVDDNNVVVLSSVVGWKNHTTGKPDTAKLQASGRYGAADMRPLPIETYISPDKGMSTAWIAYPTESSPRYRLLQARVIAPLSARLIAISDTAEVQRSSLYASWAGGAAGAAVGLLALYIVQRRRTIRQLFNARNALQKAHDQLERQVNQRTLELQATNDELKRQIIERAQIEDELVQAGKLAALGQMSAGISHELNQPLTALRALSGNTLQLLEQGRTKIASDNLRAIDQMVERMGRIVTQLKSFARKGSASRNRIDLSVSVRNVLVLMDHRLRCEDVTVINVVEPNTWVHANVTQLEQVLLNLIANAIDAMSGHHCRVLRIETRRHDHKLGVSVADTGRGIEDELLPRLFEPFFTTKPAGLGLGLGLAISSKIALELGGTLRATRGAQGMQFEFDLEASED
- a CDS encoding branched-chain amino acid ABC transporter permease; protein product: MDTFIQQIINGLVLGSVYALVALGYTMVYGIINLINFAHGEVLMVGALTSWTVATALIGIGWPGWVVMLISLLAAIIVCSVLNFSIEKIAYRPLRTAPRLAPLITAMGMSLLLQTLAMIIWKPNPKPYPILISAEPYEIGGAVINTIQIVILITTAITLAGLMYLVNRTKLGRAMRATAENPKVAGLMGVRPDMVISATFIIGAALAALAGVMYAANYGSVQHSMGFLPGLKAFTAAVFGGIGNLAGAMVGGVLLGLIEAMGAGYIGDLTGGILGSHYQDIFAFIVLILVLTLRPQGLLGERVADRA
- a CDS encoding branched-chain amino acid ABC transporter permease; protein product: MNLRDNKLITFIIAGVLLAITPLIAQQFGNAWVRIIDIALLYVLLALGLNIVVGYAGLLDLGYVAFYAVGAYMLGLLASPHLSQTFPGFAAAFPNGLHTPLWLVIPLGALLAAVFGVVLGAPTLKLRGDYLAIVTLGFGEIIRVFLTNLDAPVNITNGPKGLSQIDSFKVLGYDFGKSHTLFGIEIPSVTGYYYLFLALVIVSVIICHRLEQSRIGRAWMAIREDEIAAKAMGINTRNMKLLAFGMGATFGGVSGVLFASFQGFVSPESFSLHESVMIVAMVVLGGIGHIPGVIIGALLLAALPEVLRYVAHPLQSMTDGRLDAAILRQLLIALAMIAIMLSRPRGLWPVPEHGRMRPGSPDQDPAPKGTLS